One genomic window of Psychrobacillus sp. INOP01 includes the following:
- a CDS encoding VOC family protein → MKSEVCVISIYVPNLNKAVDFYTNTLGFELDKQYGPKLISLVHGELPLVLEENDNATYNQEISGVVLGLRTEDIYEKVKFLKEKKVNFIIDEPTNCPPGKYISFRDPFGNILEYLQFENL, encoded by the coding sequence ATGAAAAGTGAAGTTTGTGTTATAAGCATTTACGTGCCAAATTTAAACAAAGCAGTCGACTTTTATACGAATACTTTAGGTTTTGAATTAGACAAACAGTATGGCCCTAAGCTTATATCACTTGTACACGGAGAATTACCACTTGTTTTAGAAGAGAACGATAATGCAACCTATAATCAAGAAATTTCAGGAGTTGTATTAGGATTGCGAACTGAAGATATTTATGAAAAAGTTAAATTCTTAAAAGAGAAAAAAGTGAATTTTATTATAGACGAACCAACTAATTGCCCTCCAGGAAAATATATTAGTTTTAGAGACCCCTTCGGAAATATTTTAGAATACCTCCAATTTGAAAATTTGTAA
- a CDS encoding STAS/SEC14 domain-containing protein, whose translation MLNIKDLSTTIYEDIIITNLTGYISITDVNTWFNSFEKTCYSFIGQGKKYKLLVNRKGYTPEHFSVQKLWKDKFFSNNILENVIAVAFLLEEGDILSHLEHTNTKDNVKFSSNYDQLFDWLSAYRY comes from the coding sequence TTGTTGAATATTAAAGATCTAAGTACAACCATCTATGAAGATATTATTATTACTAATTTGACTGGTTACATATCCATTACTGATGTAAATACGTGGTTTAATTCATTTGAGAAAACATGCTATTCTTTTATTGGTCAAGGAAAAAAGTATAAGTTGTTAGTTAATCGTAAAGGTTATACCCCAGAACATTTTTCTGTACAAAAATTGTGGAAAGACAAATTTTTCTCAAATAATATACTAGAGAACGTTATTGCGGTCGCTTTTTTATTAGAAGAAGGGGACATTCTAAGTCACCTTGAACATACCAATACCAAAGACAACGTAAAATTTTCAAGTAACTATGACCAATTATTTGACTGGCTTAGTGCTTATAGATATTAG
- a CDS encoding YeiH family protein, translating into MVSQNLAKIDKVGVPRKKPSPNSTLGLWFGGIAFTCVIAAIGFALSTIPGFDRVGSLAIAIIIAVVYRQIFGYPEAIRSGIQFSAKRFLRFAIILFGLKLNIDVVIHQGIGLLVRDVGVIVFAILVTVWLGKLLKANSSLSLLLGIGTGVCGAAAIAAVSPIIKAKDDDTAIGAGIIALVGTIFSITYTILLPLLPGTAIHYGIWSGISLHEIAHVALAAAPAGQDALAIALLAKLGRVLLLVPLSFILMYWINRNNVENTEETNIEFPWFLIGFILMSLFGSYVLGNYIPISNGVSNGISTFTSFILTAAMVGLGLNVSIRDLRTKALRPLIAMSITSVILSIITFFIA; encoded by the coding sequence ATGGTGAGTCAAAATTTAGCCAAGATAGATAAGGTTGGCGTACCGAGGAAAAAGCCTTCGCCAAATTCTACTTTAGGCTTATGGTTTGGAGGTATTGCCTTTACATGTGTGATTGCGGCAATTGGTTTTGCGCTATCTACAATTCCAGGATTTGATCGTGTAGGTTCTTTAGCGATTGCCATCATAATTGCGGTCGTGTACCGGCAAATTTTTGGTTACCCTGAAGCGATTCGTAGCGGCATCCAATTTTCTGCCAAACGTTTTTTACGCTTTGCTATTATATTATTTGGCTTGAAACTAAATATTGATGTTGTTATTCATCAGGGAATAGGTCTTCTTGTTCGGGATGTAGGAGTTATTGTGTTTGCTATCCTGGTGACTGTATGGTTAGGGAAACTTTTGAAGGCTAATTCATCATTATCATTACTACTTGGAATCGGAACAGGAGTATGCGGAGCCGCCGCAATAGCAGCTGTTTCTCCTATAATAAAAGCAAAAGATGATGATACAGCTATCGGTGCAGGTATTATCGCACTTGTAGGAACCATTTTTTCAATAACCTACACTATTTTGCTGCCTCTTCTTCCTGGAACTGCTATCCATTACGGGATATGGAGTGGAATCAGTCTCCATGAAATTGCCCATGTTGCGTTGGCAGCGGCTCCAGCAGGTCAAGATGCTTTAGCTATAGCCCTGTTGGCGAAATTAGGCCGTGTTCTTCTCCTTGTACCACTTAGTTTTATCTTAATGTATTGGATAAATAGAAATAATGTCGAGAACACAGAAGAAACAAATATTGAATTTCCTTGGTTTCTAATAGGCTTTATTCTTATGAGTCTATTCGGAAGCTATGTTCTTGGTAATTACATTCCAATCTCAAATGGTGTTTCAAACGGAATTTCAACTTTCACATCATTTATCCTTACGGCAGCAATGGTGGGTCTCGGCTTAAATGTTAGTATTCGAGATCTTCGGACAAAAGCATTACGACCATTAATTGCAATGAGCATTACATCTGTTATTCTATCCATCATAACGTTCTTTATTGCTTAA
- a CDS encoding LysR family transcriptional regulator — translation MNFHLQVFVMVAEKKSFSRAAEELHLTQPAVSQYIRALEDSIGTRLLERTNKYVRLNQAGEIVFLHAKEILGLYTKMQCLIDDLTHKAIGSISIGASYTFGEYILPHIIARLQNLYPEISPSIAIHNTKEIIDLVTNHQLDIGIIEGHFQGEKLVTEIVAEDNMVVVASPDHHLIKKKREIKISELEEETWIVRENGSGTREATENLFRKYEMTPKKLMEFGSTQLIKESVEAGLGISLLSNWAIEKELHNHYIKIIKVKGLPFKRNFSILTNTTYETKVLKSFIETLHQYLSQQERF, via the coding sequence GTGAATTTTCATTTACAAGTATTTGTTATGGTTGCAGAAAAGAAGAGTTTTTCAAGAGCAGCTGAAGAACTTCACCTGACACAACCAGCGGTAAGTCAATACATACGTGCATTGGAAGATTCAATAGGGACCAGGCTATTGGAGAGAACTAATAAATATGTTCGATTAAATCAGGCTGGAGAGATTGTATTTCTTCATGCAAAAGAAATATTAGGTCTTTACACAAAAATGCAGTGTTTAATCGATGACTTAACACATAAAGCAATAGGTTCCATTTCCATTGGCGCAAGCTATACGTTTGGAGAATATATTTTGCCACATATTATTGCTAGACTGCAAAATCTATATCCAGAGATAAGTCCATCTATCGCGATACATAATACAAAAGAAATCATTGATCTAGTAACGAACCATCAGTTGGATATTGGAATAATTGAAGGGCATTTTCAAGGGGAAAAGTTGGTTACCGAGATAGTAGCAGAAGATAATATGGTCGTCGTGGCCTCTCCTGATCATCACTTAATAAAAAAGAAAAGGGAAATTAAAATTTCGGAATTAGAGGAAGAAACGTGGATTGTAAGAGAAAATGGCTCTGGTACAAGAGAAGCTACAGAAAACCTATTTCGAAAATATGAAATGACACCGAAAAAATTAATGGAGTTCGGCAGTACCCAACTGATAAAAGAATCTGTTGAAGCTGGACTTGGCATTTCTCTACTATCCAACTGGGCTATTGAAAAGGAGCTGCACAATCATTATATTAAAATTATTAAAGTAAAAGGATTACCATTTAAACGTAATTTTTCGATCTTAACAAATACCACCTATGAGACTAAAGTATTAAAATCATTTATCGAAACGCTTCATCAATACCTTTCTCAACAAGAACGTTTTTAG
- a CDS encoding LysE family translocator, producing MSMLSLLVYAFVASFTPGPNNIMSLYYANKFGLKQTFRFCLGVGFGFFILLLFANYFSVALNTAFPEVEFIMKLFGCLYLLYLAYKIITSKVSKEQQFNNRYNNLKSGAMLQFINPKATIYAITVTATFVTPFYHHYLTQFLFVILLAVIGFIGTFSWSLFGSLFKKLIAKYQTVFNTIMALLLVYTAVTILFH from the coding sequence ATGTCCATGTTGTCACTATTGGTTTATGCATTTGTCGCAAGTTTCACACCGGGTCCTAATAATATTATGTCGTTGTATTACGCCAATAAATTTGGTTTGAAACAGACTTTCAGATTTTGCTTAGGGGTAGGTTTTGGATTTTTTATTTTACTATTATTCGCTAATTATTTTAGTGTTGCATTAAATACCGCTTTTCCAGAAGTTGAGTTTATTATGAAATTATTTGGTTGTCTCTATTTACTTTATCTAGCTTATAAAATAATTACGAGCAAAGTTAGTAAAGAACAACAATTTAATAATCGATATAATAATTTAAAATCAGGCGCTATGTTGCAATTCATCAATCCTAAAGCAACTATTTATGCCATTACAGTCACGGCCACATTCGTTACACCCTTTTATCACCATTATTTGACTCAGTTTCTATTTGTGATCTTGTTAGCTGTGATTGGATTCATAGGGACATTCAGTTGGAGTTTGTTTGGGTCATTATTCAAGAAGTTGATTGCTAAATATCAGACCGTTTTCAATACCATCATGGCTTTGTTACTTGTTTATACTGCGGTTACCATTTTATTTCATTAA
- a CDS encoding class I SAM-dependent methyltransferase, with protein sequence MSNAYLDLLAYLGIGGAHPGGFSLTKSILEVEKIQPNESVLDIGCGTGQTAAFIAERFNCQVIAIDNHPIMVDKARQRFYKNEATVKVIKGDIQNMDFVDNSFDLIIAESVIVFTDISKTLKELFRVLKSDGTLIMIEMTAEQYLPEEKQKKACSLYGINEILEKDEWILRLHQAGLTQVEMISTPSELIQSEINDINSSKNINMELFELWEEHNEFILHNRDFIGYRAFKCRKT encoded by the coding sequence GTGTCTAATGCTTATTTAGATTTATTGGCTTATTTAGGAATTGGTGGTGCACATCCTGGAGGTTTTAGTCTAACCAAATCTATACTGGAAGTTGAAAAAATTCAACCAAATGAATCTGTGTTAGATATAGGTTGTGGAACAGGACAAACTGCAGCTTTCATAGCAGAAAGATTTAATTGTCAAGTGATAGCGATTGATAATCACCCAATTATGGTAGATAAAGCTAGGCAACGATTTTATAAAAATGAAGCAACAGTCAAGGTGATTAAAGGAGACATACAAAATATGGATTTTGTAGATAATTCCTTCGATTTAATTATAGCCGAGTCTGTTATCGTTTTTACTGATATTTCGAAGACGTTAAAGGAACTTTTCAGAGTTTTAAAAAGTGACGGGACTTTAATCATGATTGAAATGACAGCTGAACAATACCTGCCAGAAGAAAAACAAAAAAAAGCATGTAGTCTATACGGCATCAATGAAATATTAGAGAAAGATGAATGGATATTGCGGCTACATCAAGCTGGATTAACTCAAGTTGAAATGATAAGTACTCCATCTGAGCTTATACAAAGTGAAATTAATGACATAAATTCATCGAAGAACATAAATATGGAACTCTTTGAGTTATGGGAGGAGCATAACGAATTTATACTCCATAACCGGGATTTCATCGGTTACCGTGCATTTAAATGTCGCAAAACATAA